TCTCACTGCAACCACCTTTCTCTTCATTCTCCGGGTGATTTGAGCTTCCCTTTAAAGCCAGCAGGTCTGCCAACAGCTGTGTCATTTCCAGACCTGCCTGAAGAAATACAGCTGAAACATTATCACCCATTTTTTCAGTGGCCCGAGTTCTGGAGGTGTTGCATTTATTTCACCTGTAGACAACCTGAGTTTTAAACCCGCCACTGGTGAGATGAACcatgatttttttaacatttgagtTAGAATGAGAATATAttcaaaaacaggaacacaACAGTGCAGCCTGTCGACCTTTTAAAGCCAATATCCAGTCACAACAGCttcgctgtccatggtgctgaagttCTTGAGCTGTAGAGGCTTTCTGTTgagtaacactttattttacggGTCCTTTAATTTTAGTTTCCTGGAGTAATTTACAggtatttaattaattttttagaacattttgcaaaaaagtgtaatttggtacaaattgTAAGAAAAATGGAATAAGTGTTATGTTAGTTTAGTTGCTAAGTACCCACTCagtatatttgggttcatatgtagtttttttcaaaaattcttaataaattagattcttcactgacagaaaatactttgttttcagagtgtagttttgtgtgtcaaactacattttAGCATGTTAGATTCTTTGTTAAAACTTTATAATGAGCGCATTTCCCGTATGCTACCAAATGACAtaacttttgaaagaaatgtCCTAGGAATTGatacagcagctacttttaggaaatcATTGAAATTAGTAGAAAAGAAAGGCACccgtaaaataaaatgttactgaaatTGTTGATAGACGCTCACTCATAATAATATTTTCAGGCAATAACTTAACATGCTAATATatcttttgacacacaaaactacacattgaaaagtatgtttttctgtctgtatgagAATTGTTAAGAATCTAgtttattaagatttttttgtaaaattaagaACTACATATGAACCCTCATATATTGAGTGggcacttaccaactaaacTAACATAacacttcttctgtttttcttacaaTTTATACCAAATTGCATCACCCTTAGTGTAACGTGTCCTAAAAATGACTTGTTACATACCTGAAAATTACTTTAAAACCtaaattttattacatttccaGGAcagcagtataaaaataaaggacctgtaaaataaagtgctatcctcatttcctctcctccctgacTACTATATTTTGGGGGAAGTGAGGAAAGTGTGCAAAAGAAGGACATAATAGTGAACAGAACTAGGAAAGTTCCTTCCAAGAGCAGatcacaaaacataacatactcacagtttttaattgaaaacagCATGACAAAGCATCTAAAGGTCAAGAAATGAGGAAACCAATACCAATATAGCCTTTGGTAACACCTTGCctttacaactttttttcaatttcacattttcatcaaaattttTTCAGTCATGTAGTTTGTCTATTCAAGAGGGTGGCAATGAAATATGTCCTAACAGAAAATATAGTGTCCTAATCTCGAACCTGCTTCTCCCTGTACTGGGACAGCTGGTGGCACTTAAATCAGTTTCTAGGTCAGCAAGAAAAGAAGGACGCATTTTAAGGGAAAAGAAACATCAAGAATGTATCCAATGTTTTCATGTCAGTGTCACTGAAATTCATGTCAATCAGCTGACACCCACAGGGAGAACTGAAGGTCACTCGCTGCTTTGCGCTCATGTACGTCAACATGTTGTCACATCCATCTATACAGTCACATACAAGACTTTTTCATTAAGGAAGTCTGATTAGTTGCCCTGAGAcagcagtgtttgttttaagacaattaaaaagtggtgaatttttaaaaatccaattaTATGCCAAGttgaactgtaaaataattGTGGAAAAGTTGCAGCTTGTGGGTTTGTATAATATTGGAGCtggtttttcttctttaaagtGCTGCTGAACTCACAAAAAGATTTTTACTGTCTCATAATGGTTTGTATGCTGATGCCCCAAAAGGAATGACTATTTTGGAGAAAAAGCTCAAAGCTCCTGTAGACTTTTTTGGGAAGATTTTAGAAGGAGAAGCTTAAATTCTACATGtatttgctttcaaaaatcACACCCTAAAACATGGTATCTCAGATGCAAAAGACAATTCTCAAACAATCAGCCAGACAAAACGACTCagctttgaaaaataaaacaacatcttTTATTTGGTGAGTGGTGTACATCACTATATGCGCTAAAGGCAGCTCTATGCACAGTTATAACTTCTTTGCTCTACATATTGAGTAGTATAAAGTGATTATATGCATCTGTGTCCATTCAAAATGTGTTCCTCTAACTCTTCTTCCTCTTGCTCCCACAGTTtctttttatcatcaaattATCATGTTTGGATTCTCTAAAACAATTCAGTCAGTGCTTAGATTATGATTGCACCATTGAAAATCAATGGGACATctgtttaatttgaattaaacTCAACAGATGTTATAGTGAAACATGTCCCTGTTTATTGTCCAGTTTTTAAGAGACAATAAATCTATTGAAATGATCATTCtaatgaaacaaaatgagaaaaatgttcCATTGAAAGTTTGTGCAACTATTGTTCTATTAAAGGTACAAGGCAATGGTTAAGTTGAACAGTTTGTTCCACTGTAATATTATAAAGTAGTGATTCCACTGAAAGCCAATGGTGAAATGAACTACTGGTTAGGGTAATGAGTCAGAACTCAATCGGACTTATTGTTCCATTCAAAGTTAATTGGACAATGTTTGACTTAAAGCTAAAGGGATTGTAGACTGATGGAAAATCAGTGAGATATTTAGTCtgttgaaagaaaaatgcaatCGCAATACCTCAAATTTAATAGGGAAGTGATTACAAAAGTTATTTGGTGAAATATTTCCAATAATCTTATTGATGATGAAACAAATACGGTTTGAtccatttaaatttttataaaGTGAAAACTAATGGTGATAGCTAGACTTTTACTCTATTGAAAGTAAATGCAACAGCTGTTCCACTCACGTTCAACAAGTCAGATGTTTAATTGAAATTTCATGGGCCAGACTTCACTCAAATTAAAGAGAACAGTTATGCCATTAAAAGTCTGGGGAAATATTTCCATTGAAAGTTAATAGAATAAGTTACTAATAGAGTTTGTTGCACTGAAATTTTAATAGAGCAATAATTCCACTGAGAGCTAATGATGCTAGCATTTCAGTGAAGATTAATTGGACAGGTGCGCCATTGTAAGTTAATGGAAATTTGGTGAatgaaatttcatgtgaatGAAATCAAACATATTTCCCAATTTAAAGTTAACCAGATGGTACAGTCTATCCACTGAAAAGCAATGGGAAGAAATGTTACActactgaaaataaatgctgTTCCATTGACAGTCAACGGGTCAAATGTTTAACTGAAAGTTAAAGGGACACATTTTACTCAGATTTAATAGGACAGTGGTTCcattaaaaagtgaatgaagcTGATTATGAAGCTGATTGACCAAACTGCACGTGGACACACATGTTGCTCAGTGCGGCCCGCAGAGTCTTTGGGCCAAAATCTTTAGCGAGCAATATTATATACTTAAcattgtgtgtacatatatatacactgctCACTAAAGATTAAGAGAAGATAAGAAGTGTAAACATGTAATGTGTGGATGAATAGATAGATAACCACATTGGAGAACACATCATTGTTGGTTGATCTGCCTTTCGAATGTCCTTTGGATTAATACGGTGTTGTTTTTTGGAATGGGCGGTTTCATGAGGATGACTTGAGGTATTCACTCGAACACTGGCCCCTCCTCAAAGTGGCTGCAAAAAACAAACGCATGAGAGTCGAGACAATTAACAAAAACGTAGGAAGGAAAACATTCTAAACAGATTTagctaaatgtattcattttagACAGTTGCAAATGTAATTTAGGTTAATATATATGGacattatatgtgtgtgtgctcttgaATCTGTACATATTTTGTGAGGACACATTTGAGTTTTAGACCTTGAAAATCAGGAGAGTGAGGATATTTTTTGCCATTCTGTGTCTGTACCTACCAGTTGAAAGTTGTTTAGGAGGTGATCTACGTTGATGTCATCGTAGCTCTCCTGGAAGGTGTTAGGATCGTCCCTGGACTCCTCGGGGTCGCTGGTTCCAGGGTCTTCTaggctgtgtgtgcatgtggatgGGAAGAAAATCATTGCATTGAAAATCAACGTACAAAAACTGGTTTGTAGGCATTTTAGGcctaaaataatataaaatagttaCCTTCATTCCTTCTCATGTATTATTTCTTGGTCATACATTAAAAACGTACTGCATGTTCTACAAATTTATAGTTTGACATTTCACTTACTCCGGTGTCATTGCATTCATTCTGTTTGAAATATACAAGCCAACATGTTGGATGTGTTTTAACTGtcagtgtatttttaaagctgTGCATCTAAAAAAGAGGCAGATTTGGCTTAAATTCGGTAAACAGATTGCTCTTAGTCCAACAGCAGCTGATTAGATTAGATCATCTTTTCTTGGCTCAGATTTTTCccattttgcatttttccttGTATGCTGTATGGAAAATCATTGACATgctatttgattaaaaaaactaTAACAATAAGCAAACATTGCAAAGGCTGCAGAGTTGAATATTGGAGAAATAGTCTAGAACATGAGCTGGGTTTAGACCATCATGAGACAGGTTTCACCCTACTGATGATGAGTTGTTGCAGTAATCATCTGGTTTTTTTAGGGGGCCTGAACTAtaaaatttactttttaaaaccATTACTGACAGTCTTGCATACCAGACAGCTGCTTAACTTGCTGTTGTTTATTCATCAAAACTGCTTTCTACTACTTTTCCAATCTAAATTTGATTGGAAAAGTAGGCCATGCAGTTGCTGAATCACGCCATATTTTAGCTCTGCAAAGCTACCTTTAAAAAGCTGAGCACTAGGTTCATTATGTCATCCTCTGAACTGCTAAAAGTTTGATGGTGTGTCTGGTTTCAAACTGCTGGGTTCATTTTATTCCCAGCAAGCAGTAAATACCAAAGTTAAGTAATAAAGCCAATATAAAAGTGCTTTTAACTGCAGTTCCTCTTTCTGCTAGATGCTGGTTCAAAAGAAATCTTCAGCTATAgaaatcattgaaaaaaatctcaacttCTTCAaggtttctgtatttttacaaaaCACCAAGGAGTGCCAAGATGACAGTGAGTGTGTAGAAAGTCCaaaatgaagttttaaaatgttccttTAGTATCCAGCTGGTGACGTCGTTTGTCTACAGTCTTTGATTTTAAGTAAATGTTTTCTATAGTAACATCTCATATCTAAAACTGATATTGAGAGATTTAGAAATTCTTGAGCCAAATAATATCAGAGCTATTTTATGTGCAGCTACAGTGAGGACTGTTTCACTGAGTCATGAAGTTAACCTACTGATACAGTAAGTTTAAAGGAGAGAATGAAATGGACAGAGACAGATGAGGATGTGGGTAGGGAGGACTGACTCCTACCTTCTCTTCCCTGTTAAGACTGAGTTCAGGTACTTCTTGACGGCCATCTGTTTGCGGAAGCGGCTGTAGTTGTCTGTAAAGATGGCGTCTGAGTGGCGCTTCACTGGCTCCTCCATCAGCTCATCActggacagagggagagatcATGAAAGAAAAGGATGAGTGTCACTGCGGGTCAGAGGGCAGCAGGTTTCAATGcaatctctttctttctctctctctctttttctgtgtgtgtgtgtgtgtgtgtttctctgagTCCCTCCTGGTTGTATAACATGTAATGAAGCACTGATGGCATAAATTAACCTTTCAAAATGTTTAGTCAATTACAAAATGCATCATCAGGCAAGTCAGGTTTTATCATTGCAAATGTCATTGTGTCCTTTGGTGTTGACCCATCACAGAAATCACTTGACATCAAATGATGATACTTTGGTGAActagaaaaaacattcaaaatctttgtaaaacttttaaaaagccTTAACTGATAGGTTTCATCAGTTTTGGagaatcatttattttgctttcttttttcaagAGATGAATTATCAAGCTTGTTGCTGCATTATGTCTTTTGTTAGAATATGACAGTTAAAACTGAATGGCCGAAATTCTTTAAAGGTTGATTTACTTtagaaggagggaaagaagatACACAATGAAACTTCCTCAGTTACATTTTCCTTCATAATTTAGTCACACTTGTGTGTTTCCTTTGTGTgaataaagttttttaaaatggtGATGTTTCCTTACTATTTTAGGGTGACTTTTTATATCTTCTAcattcatttacacatttaccgtcataacaaaaaacaatgaaatgctGGCCTTATTTCTACATGGGTTACTTAACTTATATGTTTCAAATAGTGTTTAACATGCCTTAAACAATTATCCCACAAAGCCAAATTACTTGTTAGTTAATTCTGAATGTAACtattgtgtgtactgtatagACCTCATTCTCACAGGAGGCTGAGTTGTTAGAGGACAAGGCTGATGTTGGCTtcagaattaaaaataaagctCAACCGGATTTCAAAGTCTTGTATGTctccattttattttagttcagGTTTGACAAGCATCTAATGTGGACTAGACTGAGTTGGTGTTGTAGtcttgacagagagagaaaaagagaaaatgtcgTTTTGTTCGAGAGTAAAGGTTTCACAAGTCTAAAACCGGATTTAAAAGAGGCTTTAGGTTCCTAATATGAAATCCTGTTTCTTAACAATTTAGTGGTGTAACATTGTTGAATCAGCCGGGTAATATTTGCCTACCTGACCCGCTTTCCGATCAGAGACTCCAGGTACCTCCGCGCTGATAGCTGTCCCAGGAGTTTGCTGTATCCGCTGGTGAACAGACCGTCTGCGTGTCTCGTCGGTCTGCACATCATCGCAGGACAGTTGCATTAAAATATGGTCACATCTGACaccttaaaacaacaaaatacgcCAAATAGACGCGCACTAGCTCCAATTCTGTTCCGGTCTACAGCTTTTATCTTGAGTTATGCTGTAAGAAAAATAAGGCTGTAGCTGTATTGATGTAACAAGGAATGCAGTGATTGTCCAGTCAGCATACTTGccatcaaaatgttttctgatttcACTAAAGTTACCAAAATGCGTAAAATCTCTGTGCACAACTGAAAGTGTTATACAGCAAAGCCTATCACAGCACTTGAAAGCCTTTTGAGaagaaaatgagataaataatgCACGACAAGATTACTTATGTTTACAATCTCACAACAACATGTATATTAAAGAGTTTTCCTCTTTGAAGTGCTTTACCTCATTTTCGTTATTTCGTTATTAAGGGAGGTTTATTGCGCTTTCTTAGACAAAACCACTTCGAAGTATTACTATTTCTGAGGCTCTTTTCTATTATTGGCATCAACTGAACCAGAACACTTTGTtgatatttaataatttgtgagattaataatgacaacatgcaacaaaagtcaAGAATTCTCGTTTGGTGTGAAGATGAATGAACCTGAGCAGGAGTCCGAAGACAAACCTGCTCCAATTCATCTCTCAGTGGTTTGAGTTGGAAAAAGCGCAGGTTTCTCTTACCTCATGGATGTGTATGGCAGACTCAGAGTCCGGGAGTACAACACACTGCACAGGGCTATTAGGAGAAGCAGATGGGGGCCGGTCCGTTGTAACATCGCTTTACACCTGAGGATGGAAACGCCAACTGGTTATTCTCCATTTAATCTCAACACAGTGAGCATACCTGGTAATTTCCCACGAATCTACAGACGGAAAGAAGATAACTCACTATCCTCTACTCATTACCCCGTAAGTTTTATTCACTATCTTAAATTACACGCACTGTTGCAGAGGCAAAAAATAGAAGAGTATGTAGTCACGAAAATCCGTTTGGACATTTATCTTTGACAAACCTCTCGTTTCATTGTGAATCTTAACAGAtcagagataaagaaaaaagcGGAATCCAATGCGTAATTACGCATAGCGTGGACATCGGCGAGCACTGAGCATCTTATTGTACCATCGAGATGCTGCAATTCCGTTGCTACCACAGACCACAAACCAAATGTAATATGTCGAGCTGATactaacattaaaacaaacaaaaaatcttcAAGCTCAATATTCGGTCATTTGATGAGACTTATCC
This genomic interval from Thunnus thynnus chromosome 14, fThuThy2.1, whole genome shotgun sequence contains the following:
- the vip gene encoding VIP peptides, translated to MCKAMLQRTGPHLLLLIALCSVLYSRTLSLPYTSMRPTRHADGLFTSGYSKLLGQLSARRYLESLIGKRVSDELMEEPVKRHSDAIFTDNYSRFRKQMAVKKYLNSVLTGKRSLEDPGTSDPEESRDDPNTFQESYDDINVDHLLNNFQLPL